gttgttttcagctttttaaAGTGTTTGGCTGACtaacttaaagttattttgtgcttaaaataaatcccaataaataattgaatttgtttggatggacttattttaagcagcttataagttgaaaacagcttataagtcaaaaaaaaattgggctgcacctacttattttttttttaacttataagtaaTTTACAacttataaattacttaaaaataagttcatccaaacagGCTCATAGTTGATAACGCTTtgaaattaatattaatttggGACATGAATATTTAAAGTCCATAAATCTACATAATTTTGGATCCAATCAATTCACCTACTAGTAAAATAAGTTGATACACTACTTGTATGAAATTCTATAAATGTTTACGTGTCTTAAATTTATTGACTGATATAAAATACCCGTACAAATAAGTTTTTACTTTTGAATCTTACTCATGGGGGCAAGTTACTATTTATTAGGTATACTTGATGATCAATTCTTTCAAATTGGTATTAAACCTTTCGAATTAATTAATAGAGCTAGCTTTCAAATTATTCACAAAAACAAATTCCAATTATCTGTCTATCACATATCTTGATTGCAACTTGTCCCAATTGccatattataaattaaaatctaGCTTCACCACTTTTCTTCTCgataaaaacaaacaaaactaAACAATGAGTCCTCAACTTTTTCTAGTCCTCAAAATCATAACCCTAATCTACTTCTCAATCCTTGTACAACCAACCTTAATCTTTGCAAATTGTACATGTGAACCCCAAGACAACAAATATAATCATCAAACAAAGCACAGAGCCTTATCCTATAAACTTGTAGCCATATGTTCAATCCTTTGTGCAAGTGCACTTGGAGTTATCATCCCAATTCTCTTAAAAACCTTCAAATCATTGCAAAAAAATGATTATTCATCCCTTCAATTCTTAATAAAGGCGTTCACGGCGGGGGTGATCCTAGCCACAGGGTTCATACACATTCTTCCAGATGCATTTGAGAGCTTAACTAGTCCTTGTCTTAGTGAAAAATTATGGGGGAGTTTTCCATTTGCTGGATTTGTTGCAATGATGTCTGCTATTTTTACTTTGATGATGGAGTCATTTGCAACTGGTTTTCATAGAAGAGCTGAATTGAGAAAAGCTCAGCCAGTCAATATTGAAGAAAATGACAGTAGACATGGACAAGGACATGATGAGCATATTGCTCATGGTCCACAAATTTTGCTACAAAGATCCAATTCTTCAACTCTTATGAGACATAGGTTAATATCACAGGTAAATATTATTCAAATATCTTTTGCCTGAGCAGAAATTAAGGTTTTTCTCATCGCGAATTAGTGAAGCATTTGTGTCATAGAACATGATTTTCTCACTCCTTTTCAATCGAACTAGATCACTAGGAAAATGCATGATGGAAAATAAATTATCATTGAAGTAGTGGGAAGTTTCCTAATTATTTAGTATGAAAATGTCactcttattttcttttctcaccgattcaatcaaaatattgaatatttttagtgggaaaataataatttattaatagtGCATGTCGAATCTTCCATAAATGGACGATATTTAAAGTAACTATGTCTTAATTAATTGGTACGTTGTTCGAACTCTCTAAAAATCGAACAATAGTagttattttgttttatttgcaaataaaaaattatcatcaaaaagggaaaaaggGAAAGACTTGTAATATTTTGGATTCTCAATCcaacttataatattttataactaCACGAATTAGATGGGAAAAAAAACACAAAGAtgaattgaaagttttcctTGATTCTTATTTGATCTAATTTTCCtcaattttctttatcttattttgtttcttttttattgGT
The sequence above is a segment of the Solanum dulcamara chromosome 11, daSolDulc1.2, whole genome shotgun sequence genome. Coding sequences within it:
- the LOC129873137 gene encoding zinc transporter 3-like, producing MSPQLFLVLKIITLIYFSILVQPTLIFANCTCEPQDNKYNHQTKHRALSYKLVAICSILCASALGVIIPILLKTFKSLQKNDYSSLQFLIKAFTAGVILATGFIHILPDAFESLTSPCLSEKLWGSFPFAGFVAMMSAIFTLMMESFATGFHRRAELRKAQPVNIEENDSRHGQGHDEHIAHGPQILLQRSNSSTLMRHRLISQVLELGILVHSVIIGISLGTTENPKTIKPLIIALSFHQFFEGMGLGGCISQAKYKARTIIIMVFFFTVTTPSGIAIGMMISKGYNEQSSTALIVQGVLNSASAGILIYMALVDLLATDFMDPKLHSSFKLQIIANVSLVLGACCMSLLAKWGGA